The following proteins are encoded in a genomic region of Xanthomonas cassavae CFBP 4642:
- a CDS encoding pectinesterase family protein — MQVHRRTVLRQLAATALVAVAGLCSNAAIAADPVYTVAKQGSAGYRTVQAAIDAAVQGGKRAQIKVGAGVFQELIVVPANAPALKLTGAGATQTVITYDNYASRINPATGAEYGTSGSSSVIIAGNDFTAEQLSLGNHAGPVGQAVAVRVDGDRAAFRNVRFLGYQDTLYLRGAKLSYFLDCYVEGTVDFVFGAGTALFENVQLHSLGDGYLTAASTPQEAARGFVFRNARVTAASGVSRVFLGRPWRPYASVSFIGSQLGAHIVPEGWNNWGNTANEATARYSEYQSSGAGANPSRRVKWSRQLTAAQAAALDRNTILGSWRPF; from the coding sequence ATGCAAGTGCATCGCAGAACCGTCTTACGTCAGTTGGCCGCCACCGCGTTGGTGGCCGTGGCAGGCCTGTGCAGCAACGCCGCCATTGCCGCCGACCCGGTCTACACCGTGGCCAAGCAGGGCAGCGCCGGCTACCGCACCGTGCAGGCCGCCATCGATGCCGCCGTACAAGGTGGCAAACGCGCGCAGATCAAGGTGGGCGCCGGGGTGTTCCAGGAGCTGATCGTGGTTCCGGCCAATGCCCCCGCGTTGAAGCTCACCGGCGCCGGCGCCACTCAGACCGTCATCACCTACGATAACTACGCCTCGCGCATCAATCCGGCCACCGGCGCCGAATACGGCACCTCCGGTTCGTCCAGCGTCATCATCGCCGGCAACGACTTCACCGCCGAACAGCTGAGCCTGGGCAACCACGCCGGCCCGGTGGGCCAGGCGGTGGCGGTGCGCGTGGATGGCGACCGCGCCGCGTTCCGCAACGTGCGCTTCCTCGGCTACCAGGACACGCTGTACCTGCGTGGTGCCAAGCTGTCGTACTTCTTGGATTGCTATGTGGAAGGCACCGTGGACTTCGTGTTCGGTGCCGGCACTGCGTTGTTCGAGAACGTGCAGCTGCATTCGCTGGGCGATGGCTATCTCACCGCCGCCTCCACCCCGCAGGAAGCCGCACGCGGCTTCGTGTTCCGCAATGCGCGCGTTACCGCCGCCAGCGGCGTGTCGCGGGTCTTCCTGGGCCGCCCATGGCGCCCGTACGCCAGCGTCAGCTTCATCGGCAGCCAGCTCGGCGCGCACATCGTGCCCGAAGGCTGGAACAACTGGGGCAACACCGCCAACGAGGCCACCGCCCGTTACAGCGAATACCAGAGCAGCGGCGCCGGTGCCAACCCGTCGCGCCGCGTGAAGTGGTCGCGTCAACTCACCGCCGCGCAGGCCGCTGCGCTGGACCGCAACACCATCCTTGGCAGCTGGAGGCCGTTCTGA
- a CDS encoding LamG domain-containing protein, with amino-acid sequence MGVLLLIALPVSAAAADAPELLFRVSADRSLDADVARGDGVPNFRDKIALVPTGKRGNAIEWADDGVLSWNAPGNLYTQRGTLSFFWRARYPVGEAPFVIFRVGYADHTSWDMAWLRIDWNGHGFDAFVTDANLARTRVSFKLDALPKPGDWTHIAFAWDETRGVRLYVDGKEAARVDCGAPCANGGALDFDAALDQFGLAGRVMSPHQVQSRYNFLRGSDFDEIRIYDRMLDASGAAALARLQEPTTAPAVPADAQSAAFLHRYGWNNGHAPPALTAPVTRIRKVEFADARDLKQWMWKATDGIAETTWPGVYNRSRLPGRDDYFQLPDWNTYVEGGKALDLALPDEPFNRIELRGAAYGQATYAAPNAQPQPLFARQQGVVRSVDQFDQRRDGTLRFANTAQETPIQEIWAYNVQPGEVPKGSAQLSYTVHSDIQPDYDNLAPLRDVIAGRYPPGERQTVIALPTKAPARKRPSDKAAASAQQPIVHILVPSSLGDPPPDQALMRSWSYGWENMHDGLDGIAITLPALNLPATHNGSIPLNIRIKDPIWPARDMIDVSVAVTPGQARTLWLDLRDRILSNDSLMLSIAAAAPGFDANALDGTQLQLVFKPRNEAIKEHVADRFNQVKDNWGFLVEEHTTSKRQLLYKRLDADITDLLRVDPDHALGRQYWNDISYANQGALPVEMPSVPKGVPAWAFWQLQDLSATRRYIRWWIEQRQVAYGDFGGGISDDSDLVQQWPGVALMGVDPDMLNASMLALSDANYRNGMFTNGLSTIETDELHSYEEGINLNSALLYLNWGDPRTVERLMQTVKAFDTIIQVNPQGHLLFASNWFGGRTVYREPNWQWQKPYSFPIVHPAILLGGYNADPNSRRIVTGLADGYLAHAYTNAKGNWALPNEINWQTGKTRGGELFEGSGGADTLHTFWAAYRFTGEQRYLKAINYRVANSGPNGLSLLNENFLDVMGKRTDWSGKLINAANKDDGSAPDFPHHVAWEQTGNLEYLAAIYRSEAREKLQNFYMNTEGHWWSDRAESPTVNLQRARLGGVALKRNQTYPGHTVSWRFADPEAATQVAIAIPAPKQDRFTVIAYNTSSKTQRASMTGWNVAPGQWRITQGVDRDGDGKIDGTGTTREVAFEKSAAIDIDFPAGRTTVLQLERIAATTPVELRPDLGIGHGDVRVTADAIEVTVHSLGHADAPAGFVVLEDGRGKALAARAAFAAIAAPRDLRPVTTLVRLPLTNAADLKAAQLRVITEGDVAEITELNNRLSLPTPTSAGTAKNTQ; translated from the coding sequence ATGGGTGTGCTGTTGTTGATTGCGTTGCCCGTAAGTGCGGCGGCTGCAGATGCACCGGAGTTGTTGTTCCGCGTTTCGGCAGATCGCAGTCTGGATGCCGATGTCGCCCGCGGCGACGGCGTGCCCAACTTCCGCGACAAGATCGCGCTGGTGCCCACCGGCAAACGCGGCAACGCCATCGAATGGGCCGACGACGGCGTGCTGTCGTGGAATGCGCCCGGCAACCTCTACACCCAGCGCGGTACGCTCAGCTTCTTCTGGCGCGCGCGTTACCCGGTCGGCGAGGCGCCGTTCGTGATCTTCCGCGTCGGCTACGCCGACCACACCAGCTGGGACATGGCCTGGCTGCGCATCGACTGGAACGGCCACGGCTTCGATGCCTTCGTCACCGACGCCAATCTTGCGCGCACCCGCGTCTCGTTCAAGCTCGACGCACTGCCCAAGCCCGGTGACTGGACCCACATCGCCTTCGCCTGGGATGAAACCCGCGGCGTGCGCCTGTATGTCGATGGCAAGGAAGCCGCACGCGTGGACTGCGGTGCGCCCTGCGCCAACGGTGGCGCGCTCGACTTCGACGCCGCGCTGGACCAGTTCGGCCTCGCCGGCCGCGTGATGTCGCCGCATCAGGTGCAAAGCCGCTACAACTTCCTGCGCGGCAGCGACTTCGATGAGATCCGCATCTACGACCGCATGCTCGACGCCAGCGGCGCCGCCGCACTAGCGCGCCTGCAGGAGCCCACCACCGCACCGGCTGTTCCTGCCGACGCCCAATCCGCTGCCTTCCTGCACCGCTACGGCTGGAACAACGGCCACGCGCCGCCCGCACTCACCGCGCCGGTCACCCGCATCCGCAAGGTGGAGTTCGCCGATGCCCGCGACCTCAAGCAATGGATGTGGAAGGCCACCGACGGCATCGCCGAAACCACCTGGCCCGGCGTCTACAACCGCTCGCGTCTGCCCGGGCGCGACGACTACTTCCAGCTGCCCGACTGGAACACCTATGTCGAAGGCGGCAAGGCGCTGGACCTCGCCCTGCCGGACGAACCATTCAACCGCATCGAGCTACGTGGCGCCGCCTACGGCCAGGCCACCTACGCCGCGCCCAACGCACAGCCGCAGCCCTTGTTCGCACGCCAGCAAGGCGTGGTACGCAGCGTGGACCAGTTCGACCAACGCCGCGACGGCACCCTGCGCTTTGCCAACACCGCGCAGGAAACCCCCATCCAGGAAATCTGGGCCTACAACGTGCAACCAGGCGAGGTGCCCAAAGGCAGCGCGCAACTCAGCTACACCGTGCACAGCGACATCCAGCCCGACTACGACAACCTCGCCCCGCTGCGCGATGTCATCGCCGGCCGCTACCCGCCAGGCGAGCGCCAGACCGTCATCGCGCTGCCTACCAAGGCACCCGCGCGCAAGCGCCCCAGCGACAAGGCCGCAGCAAGCGCGCAGCAACCCATCGTGCACATCCTGGTGCCCTCCAGCCTGGGCGACCCGCCGCCGGACCAGGCGCTGATGCGCAGCTGGTCCTACGGCTGGGAGAACATGCACGACGGCCTGGACGGCATCGCCATCACCCTGCCGGCGCTCAACCTGCCGGCCACCCACAACGGCAGCATCCCGCTCAACATCCGCATCAAGGACCCCATCTGGCCCGCGCGCGACATGATCGATGTCTCGGTCGCGGTTACCCCCGGCCAGGCCCGCACGCTGTGGCTGGACCTGCGCGACCGCATCCTCAGCAACGACAGCCTGATGCTCAGCATCGCCGCCGCTGCGCCCGGATTTGACGCCAACGCACTCGACGGCACCCAGCTGCAGCTGGTGTTCAAACCGCGCAATGAGGCCATCAAAGAGCACGTCGCCGACCGCTTCAACCAGGTCAAGGACAACTGGGGCTTCCTGGTCGAAGAACACACCACCTCCAAGCGCCAGCTGCTCTACAAGCGCCTGGACGCAGACATCACCGACCTGCTGCGCGTGGACCCGGACCACGCCCTTGGCCGCCAGTACTGGAACGACATCAGCTACGCCAACCAGGGCGCGTTGCCTGTCGAAATGCCCAGCGTACCCAAGGGCGTGCCGGCCTGGGCGTTCTGGCAGCTGCAAGACCTCAGCGCCACCCGCCGCTATATCCGCTGGTGGATCGAGCAGCGCCAGGTGGCCTATGGCGATTTTGGCGGCGGCATCTCCGACGACTCGGACCTGGTGCAGCAATGGCCCGGCGTCGCGCTGATGGGCGTGGACCCGGACATGCTCAACGCCTCCATGCTGGCGCTGTCCGATGCCAACTACCGCAACGGCATGTTCACCAACGGCCTGTCCACCATCGAAACCGACGAGCTGCATTCCTACGAGGAGGGCATCAACCTCAACAGCGCCTTGCTGTACCTCAACTGGGGCGACCCACGCACCGTCGAGCGCCTGATGCAAACGGTCAAGGCCTTCGACACCATCATCCAGGTCAACCCGCAAGGGCACCTGCTGTTTGCCAGCAACTGGTTCGGCGGCCGCACCGTCTACCGCGAGCCCAACTGGCAATGGCAAAAGCCGTACTCCTTCCCCATCGTGCACCCGGCCATCCTGCTGGGCGGCTATAACGCCGACCCCAACAGCCGCCGCATCGTCACCGGGTTAGCGGATGGCTATCTCGCCCACGCCTACACCAATGCCAAGGGCAACTGGGCGCTGCCCAACGAGATCAACTGGCAAACCGGCAAAACCCGCGGCGGCGAACTGTTCGAAGGCAGCGGCGGCGCCGACACCTTGCACACCTTCTGGGCCGCCTACCGCTTCACCGGCGAGCAGCGCTATCTCAAGGCCATTAACTACCGCGTCGCTAACAGCGGCCCCAACGGCCTCTCCCTGCTCAACGAAAACTTCCTCGATGTCATGGGCAAGCGCACCGACTGGAGCGGCAAGCTCATCAATGCCGCCAACAAGGACGACGGCAGCGCCCCGGACTTCCCGCACCATGTGGCCTGGGAGCAAACCGGCAATCTCGAGTATCTCGCCGCCATTTACCGCAGCGAGGCAAGAGAGAAACTGCAGAACTTCTACATGAACACCGAAGGCCACTGGTGGAGCGACCGCGCGGAATCCCCCACGGTCAACCTGCAACGCGCACGCCTTGGCGGCGTGGCCCTCAAACGTAACCAGACCTACCCCGGCCACACCGTCAGCTGGCGCTTCGCCGATCCAGAAGCGGCAACCCAGGTCGCCATCGCCATCCCCGCACCAAAGCAAGACCGCTTCACCGTCATCGCCTACAACACCTCCAGTAAAACCCAGCGTGCCAGCATGACCGGCTGGAACGTCGCCCCAGGCCAATGGCGCATCACCCAGGGCGTGGACCGCGACGGCGACGGCAAGATCGACGGCACCGGCACCACGCGCGAGGTGGCCTTCGAGAAAAGCGCGGCCATCGACATCGACTTCCCCGCAGGCCGCACCACCGTCCTGCAGCTCGAACGTATCGCAGCCACCACCCCGGTCGAACTGCGGCCGGACCTGGGCATTGGCCATGGCGATGTGCGCGTGACTGCCGATGCCATCGAGGTCACCGTGCACAGCCTTGGCCACGCCGATGCACCGGCGGGGTTTGTGGTGTTGGAGGACGGGCGAGGGAAGGCGTTGGCGGCAAGAGCGGCGTTTGCGGCAATAGCCGCACCCCGCGATCTGCGGCCGGTCACCACGCTGGTGCGGCTGCCGCTAACCAACGCGGCCGATCTAAAAGCCGCACAACTGCGCGTCATCACCGAAGGCGACGTCGCTGAAATTACTGAACTTAACAATAGGCTTTCGCTACCTACGCCAACCAGTGCGGGCACCGCAAAGAACACCCAATAA
- the pelA gene encoding pectate lyase, which produces MSSYHHQITYNDDAMVRVLNVLQDISEGKNDTGALLRASHGARARQAVTKGLECVLATQVRIGGTLTIWGAQYDEVTLKPAKARAYELASLASGESVSIVRFLMRQPSPSAQIKTSVEAAARWFDTHRMRDLATKKIDDPTQETGKDVILVAQPGASLWARFYDLQNQRPLYANRDGVALTEYMQVPNERRVGYAWHGTWPDKLLKDDIPKWRVANGL; this is translated from the coding sequence CTGTCGTCCTACCATCACCAGATCACCTATAACGACGATGCAATGGTGCGCGTGCTCAACGTGCTGCAGGACATCAGCGAGGGCAAGAACGACACCGGCGCGCTACTGCGTGCCAGCCACGGTGCACGTGCCCGCCAGGCCGTCACCAAGGGCCTGGAATGCGTGCTCGCCACCCAGGTCAGGATCGGCGGCACGCTCACCATCTGGGGCGCGCAATACGACGAGGTCACGCTCAAGCCGGCCAAGGCGCGCGCGTATGAGCTGGCGTCGCTGGCCTCCGGCGAGTCGGTTAGCATCGTGCGCTTTTTGATGCGCCAGCCCAGCCCGTCCGCGCAGATCAAGACATCGGTCGAGGCCGCTGCACGTTGGTTCGACACCCACCGCATGCGCGACCTGGCCACCAAGAAGATCGACGACCCCACTCAGGAAACCGGCAAGGACGTGATCCTCGTCGCGCAACCGGGTGCCTCACTATGGGCGCGCTTCTACGACCTGCAGAATCAACGCCCGCTCTATGCCAACCGCGACGGTGTGGCCTTGACCGAGTACATGCAGGTGCCCAACGAACGCCGTGTGGGCTATGCCTGGCACGGCACCTGGCCGGACAAGCTGTTGAAGGACGATATTCCCAAGTGGCGTGTCGCCAACGGTCTGTAA
- a CDS encoding pectate lyase: MIKFSTFAFTGALLLAPLSAMADKIADNMLLLQTASGGWSKQYKGVAVDYTRTFTAAEIAELQQPGRKDDATIDNKATTYEITYLATAFKNEKNAKYIAAARLPAHRAIRQRRLAAVLPGPVVLPSPDHL, from the coding sequence ATGATCAAGTTCTCCACCTTCGCCTTCACCGGCGCGCTGCTGCTGGCCCCGCTCTCGGCCATGGCCGACAAGATCGCCGACAACATGCTGCTGTTGCAGACCGCCTCCGGCGGCTGGTCCAAGCAGTACAAGGGCGTGGCGGTCGACTACACCCGCACCTTCACCGCCGCCGAAATCGCCGAGCTGCAACAACCCGGGCGCAAGGACGACGCCACCATCGACAACAAGGCCACCACGTACGAAATCACCTACCTGGCCACTGCCTTCAAGAACGAGAAGAACGCCAAGTACATCGCCGCCGCCCGCCTACCTGCTCACCGCGCAATACGCCAACGGCGGCTGGCCGCAGTTCTACCCGGACCTGTCGTCCTACCATCACCAGATCACCTATAA